The DNA window TTAACTGATGAAAAATATTTAGCTTAAGTTAGGAGGAGACTTTTAATGAGCAAGACGCTAGAGAATCTGATGGAGGCCTTTGCCGGAGAATCTCAGGCGAATCGCAAATACCTGGCATTTGCCAAAAAGGCGGACCAGGAAGGCTTTCCCCGGACCGCCCGGTTATTTCGGGCTGCAGCCGAAGCCGAAACCATCCATGCCCATAACCACTTGCGGGCTATGGAAGGCGTTAAATCCACCCGTGAAAACCTGCAAGAAGCGATCTCCAGGGAATCCCATGAGTTCACGGAGATGTATCCTCAGATGATCGCCGCAGCCGAAGCGGAGGACAATAAACGGGCCGCCCAAACCTTCCGCTATGCCAATGAAGTGGAAAAGGTCCACGCCGCCTTATATCAGCAGGCCCTGGATAACCTGGACAACCAGACCTTGGTCGACGACTATATCTGCCCGGTCTGCGGTTACACAGTGGAAGGCGAGCCTCCGGATGCCTGCCCGGTGTGCAAGGCTAAAAAGAAAAGTTTCATTCGAATTGATTGATCCTTTGGTCTTTAAAACTGGACGGGGCAGTGCTGATCCGGATTGCTGCTGAGGTCAGTTAAAATAAGGCCCCAGCCGGTTTTTTTAAGGAGGGACAGGAAATCCGCCAATTGATAATTATATTGATACATAACCACCCCAATCCCTTTCTAAATAATTCCGGTAAAATCCCAAGGAGGAAAATTACATGACCGAGCTGCTGCAAATTTACAAATGTGGCGTCTGTGGGAACATCGTGGAAATGGTGCACGCCGGCGCCGGTGAGCTGGTATGCTGCGGCCAGCCCATGAAGCTGTTCGTGGAGAACACCGTGGATGCGGCTAAAGAGAAACATGTGCCGGTTATCGAGAAAATCGCCGGCGGGTTTAAGGTGAAGGTCGGCAGTGTTCCCCACCCCATGGAAGAGAAACATTATATCGAGTGGATCGAAGTTATCGCCGATGGCAAAGCCTACCGGCAGTTCCTAAAGCCCGGTGAAGCTCCAGAAGCCACTTTTATTATCGACGCAGATCAGATTACAGCCCGTGAATACTGTAACTTGCATGGTCTTTGGAAAGCTTAAGTTTTGCTCAGCCCCAGCTAGCAGAGCAGTAGGCCGTCCCAACCCGGGTAGCATAAGTATTGAATAATCAGTGTTTCGTGCAAACCACCACCTCGAGCGGATTATTTCTTCGACAGAGGTTATCTCTTACCATTAACCCCTGAAATTAACCGCCGTCAGAATTACAAACGGGGCGGAAGATGACCATCATTGCCGGGATGCCCAGGATGGGTACCCGGAGATGATCTCCGCCCCGGTTATGCTCTTGGACTTACCAGATCTTAATTAATCAAGCGATTTAGAGCTGAACTTCAAACAGACCAGTAATACCAAGTTGCGATCAGGGAGCTAAAATGCCCCCCTCAGCCTCGCCCTCTCCCCCCGCCAGCGGGGGGGAGGGGATAAAGGATAAAATTACTCATGAAAGCTAATCGGTATGAGAACACAGAGAAAAAATTAAACGATTATACCCTTTGCTCTGAAGAATATGGTATAATTAGTCTGACTAAAAGGCAAAATGGAGCAAAGCGAT is part of the Deltaproteobacteria bacterium genome and encodes:
- a CDS encoding rubrerythrin family protein; its protein translation is MSKTLENLMEAFAGESQANRKYLAFAKKADQEGFPRTARLFRAAAEAETIHAHNHLRAMEGVKSTRENLQEAISRESHEFTEMYPQMIAAAEAEDNKRAAQTFRYANEVEKVHAALYQQALDNLDNQTLVDDYICPVCGYTVEGEPPDACPVCKAKKKSFIRID
- a CDS encoding desulfoferrodoxin codes for the protein MTELLQIYKCGVCGNIVEMVHAGAGELVCCGQPMKLFVENTVDAAKEKHVPVIEKIAGGFKVKVGSVPHPMEEKHYIEWIEVIADGKAYRQFLKPGEAPEATFIIDADQITAREYCNLHGLWKA